A window of the Lagenorhynchus albirostris chromosome 1, mLagAlb1.1, whole genome shotgun sequence genome harbors these coding sequences:
- the LOC132521543 gene encoding nuclear receptor ROR-alpha-like, producing MESAPAAPDPAASEPGSSGADAAAGSRETPLNQESARKTEPPAPVRRQSYSSTSRGMAVSRHIPVLFESYSSKAQEWRC from the exons ATGGAGTCAGCTCCGGCAGCCCCCGACCCCGCCGCCAGCGAGCCGGGCAGCAGCGGTGCGGACGCGGCCGCCGGCTCCAGGGAGACCCCGCTGAACCAGGAATCCGCCCGCAAGACCGAGCCGCCCGCCCCGGTGCGCAGACAGAGCTATTCCAGCACCAGCAGAG GCATGGCTGTGTCTCGTCATATTCCTGTACTGTTTGAAAGCTACAGTAGTAAAGCCCAAG